From the genome of Duffyella gerundensis, one region includes:
- a CDS encoding M48 family metallopeptidase, whose protein sequence is MSSLIYLQGYPESVLQQVQQLIDKRQLARVLQQRYPDGHTINSDKALYDFTQDIRQRYLRNAQPLSKVLYDSKIRVMKHALGLHTAISRVQGGKMKAKAEIRVATLFRQAPEPFLRMIVVHELAHLREKDHNKAFYQLCCHMEPNYHQFEFDTRLWLTQQHLEGREG, encoded by the coding sequence ATGTCATCACTTATCTATCTTCAGGGCTATCCCGAATCGGTGTTGCAGCAGGTGCAACAGCTGATCGACAAACGGCAGCTGGCCCGAGTGCTGCAACAGCGCTATCCCGACGGGCATACGATTAACAGCGATAAAGCGCTGTATGACTTCACCCAGGATATCCGTCAGCGTTACCTGCGGAATGCGCAGCCGCTGAGCAAGGTGCTGTATGACAGCAAAATCCGCGTCATGAAACATGCGCTCGGCCTGCATACCGCGATTTCACGCGTGCAGGGCGGCAAGATGAAGGCCAAGGCGGAGATCCGCGTAGCGACGCTGTTTCGCCAGGCACCGGAACCCTTTTTGCGCATGATCGTGGTGCATGAGCTGGCACACCTGCGCGAAAAAGATCACAACAAAGCGTTTTACCAGCTCTGCTGCCACATGGAGCCGAACTACCACCAGTTTGAGTTCGATACCCGCCTGTGGCTGACGCAACAGCATCTCGAAGGGCGCGAGGGTTAA
- the rlmG gene encoding 23S rRNA (guanine(1835)-N(2))-methyltransferase RlmG gives MSQLELGDRTLTLHRFPQVNEENPLQAWDAADEYLLQQALPEGPVIVFNDTFGTLAAALNPREVVSVSDSWLSQQATRQNLRLNGLDDSAVTFLDSMSPLPANPACVLIKIPKTVALLEHQLRALREVVSADTLIIAAARAKEIHTSTLQLFERMLGETKTSLAWKKARLVFCRFTAPAVGKPVPTRVWPLEGTDYQIHNHANVFSRNGLDIGARLFMQHLPDHIDGEIADLGCGNGIIGLMALEKNPLADVHFVDESWMAVASSQLNVEVNRPQDLARSHFSVNNGLSGFPADRLHAVLCNPPFHQQHALTDEIAWQMFHDARRCLQYGGELRIVGNRHLDYHRKLKKIFGNCTLVASSAKFVVLRAVKLR, from the coding sequence ATGAGCCAATTAGAACTGGGCGACCGCACGCTGACGCTGCATCGCTTTCCACAAGTAAACGAAGAGAACCCGCTGCAAGCCTGGGATGCCGCTGATGAATACCTGCTCCAGCAGGCGTTGCCGGAAGGGCCGGTGATCGTATTCAATGACACCTTCGGCACGCTGGCCGCGGCGTTGAATCCGCGTGAAGTGGTCAGCGTAAGCGACTCATGGCTCAGCCAGCAGGCGACCAGGCAAAACCTGCGTCTGAACGGTCTCGATGACAGCGCGGTCACTTTTCTCGACAGCATGTCGCCGCTGCCAGCCAATCCGGCCTGCGTGCTGATTAAAATCCCGAAAACCGTGGCGCTGCTGGAGCACCAACTGCGCGCGCTGCGTGAAGTGGTCTCTGCCGATACGCTGATCATCGCTGCTGCCCGCGCCAAAGAGATTCACACCTCTACGCTGCAGCTGTTCGAGCGTATGTTGGGCGAAACCAAAACCTCACTGGCGTGGAAAAAAGCCCGTCTGGTGTTCTGCCGCTTCACCGCGCCTGCGGTCGGCAAGCCGGTGCCGACCCGCGTTTGGCCGCTGGAAGGTACCGATTATCAGATCCACAATCACGCGAATGTCTTTTCCCGCAACGGACTCGATATCGGCGCACGGCTGTTTATGCAGCATCTGCCTGATCACATTGACGGTGAAATTGCTGACCTTGGCTGCGGTAACGGCATCATTGGCCTGATGGCGCTGGAGAAGAATCCGCTGGCGGATGTGCATTTTGTCGATGAATCCTGGATGGCAGTGGCATCAAGCCAGCTGAACGTTGAGGTAAATCGCCCGCAGGATCTGGCGCGCTCCCACTTCAGCGTTAACAATGGCTTAAGCGGCTTCCCTGCTGACCGGCTGCACGCGGTGCTGTGTAATCCGCCATTCCATCAGCAGCATGCGTTAACCGATGAGATCGCCTGGCAGATGTTCCATGATGCCCGCCGCTGCCTGCAGTATGGCGGCGAGCTGCGCATCGTGGGCAATCGCCATCTTGATTACCATCGCAAGCTGAAAAAGATTTTCGGCAACTGCACGCTGGTGGCCTCCAGCGCCAAGTTTGTGGTACTGCGTGCGGTAAAACTGCGCTGA
- a CDS encoding ATP-binding protein produces MRYLLTMLILTFSVSLNAAIKELNLLVRTDIVVPDVVMNGDRHIFPEGDVLRVGIWGAAQPPLYIDNDHHAFEGLTADYLGAVQRMLKLRMQLIYFPTEEAMAAALAAGTLHMVAIYNPETLMLTPPLIRTTPYLLDSSVILQNTKNNNDKSLTRKIIAWAGPQRIGLKLQQDYPEAILQHHQTYAKALAATAFRQADATWGNASTQEYLLRYGYSNELTMSPSRALSNLNISFGVSPRYPELAEALNMALRMIPLAGRLRIANRWQLQSHYVMKNNPLALTPQEDNWLRLHPFIPIDIAANGAPLFFRDESGTWQGIAKEIVDLISGRAGVLFEPVTPGQHASVDSTKVHFSPAVLLDEQQRAQRLFSRPYLISPWVLVQAVDTANILEMAGKKNRRVFSLNESRLNAYMAETWPDITLQTQLSPQEALLQLLSGKADGVIIPKVHADFLLRNYYRDRLRIIQVVGEQPAKIGMAVDKANAPLIEIINKALLDIPPETLEPLISRWHNLPQVNRTISWHDYKDVVLKIVALASIIILICLIWNRHLQRVIRQRTEAQHALKDQLTFTNTLFNESPVVMYVRDRQARLMHCNTAYLDFLEVSLEEVVGKGTDVYRHLLDDACLQLLEAEHYTTLRQGTASMRDVKMQFRGKTVHVFHWALPFRDRLGAVVGVIGGWLDVTERHELLLALSTAKEDADAANRSKSQFLASMSHEIRTPLHAIIGLLEMETRQKPAREISNNVLVAYESANALLSLIGDILDLSRIESGIHQPKPEPCLLPQRIEQVINLFRNKAESKNIALRHEIDITHPCVLLDAMMFNQIFSNLLSNAIKFTDRGYVSVTLYQGSIDMNEQRGEFVLEIEDSGCGLDEDQQQAIFEPFVQTGDRQRQQLGTGLGLSICRKLAELMGGEIDVESQPGEGAVFRFHFYAPLVDEQQVQQQQAENVPAQGQLRIMVIDDHAPNRLLLGQQLEYAGHQAMLIESAIQALVIWQQDPDAFDLIISDCNMPDMDGFTFARQLRALEQQIQRPRMLIFGLTASAERSIIQRCLDAGMDDCLFKPLSVDTLMRHLSNTTHHLSPPAPATEQQRQPGALPAPCPLLQELAERDMAGCLAFIDSIIVSNDEILAEINAAHDSAQLSQLGHKMKGGARLINATDVERLAKQLEDKPPAEAVMAIKSGLAHAIAELEKMLLAFKNSLNH; encoded by the coding sequence GTGCGCTACTTATTAACAATGCTAATTTTAACGTTTAGCGTTTCACTGAATGCTGCAATCAAGGAGCTTAATTTACTGGTTCGCACCGATATTGTTGTGCCTGACGTGGTAATGAACGGCGATCGTCACATTTTCCCTGAAGGTGATGTATTGCGTGTAGGTATTTGGGGTGCCGCACAACCTCCGCTCTATATTGATAATGATCACCACGCGTTTGAAGGGCTTACCGCGGATTATCTCGGCGCGGTGCAGCGCATGTTAAAACTGCGTATGCAGTTAATTTATTTTCCTACGGAAGAGGCGATGGCAGCGGCCCTTGCTGCAGGTACGTTGCATATGGTGGCTATCTATAATCCTGAGACGTTAATGCTCACGCCGCCGCTTATTCGCACAACGCCCTATCTGCTGGACAGCTCGGTCATTCTGCAGAATACAAAAAACAATAATGATAAAAGCCTGACACGAAAAATTATTGCCTGGGCGGGCCCGCAACGTATTGGCCTCAAGCTGCAGCAGGATTATCCTGAGGCTATTTTACAGCACCATCAAACCTATGCCAAAGCGCTGGCGGCCACGGCGTTTCGACAGGCTGATGCCACATGGGGAAACGCCTCAACGCAGGAATATCTGCTGCGGTACGGTTACAGCAACGAACTGACAATGTCACCCAGTCGCGCCCTTTCCAACCTCAATATCTCTTTTGGCGTCAGTCCTCGCTATCCGGAATTAGCCGAAGCGCTCAATATGGCGCTGCGCATGATTCCTCTCGCAGGGCGTTTGCGCATTGCCAATCGCTGGCAATTACAAAGCCACTACGTCATGAAAAACAATCCATTAGCGCTGACACCGCAGGAGGACAACTGGCTGCGTCTTCACCCCTTTATTCCGATTGATATCGCGGCTAACGGCGCACCGCTATTTTTCCGCGACGAAAGCGGCACGTGGCAAGGCATCGCCAAAGAGATCGTTGATTTAATCTCGGGCCGTGCAGGCGTGCTGTTTGAACCGGTGACGCCAGGCCAGCATGCGTCTGTCGACAGTACAAAAGTCCATTTTTCACCTGCCGTGCTGCTTGATGAACAGCAGCGAGCACAACGCCTGTTTTCACGGCCTTATCTTATTTCACCCTGGGTCTTGGTGCAGGCCGTCGATACCGCCAATATCCTTGAAATGGCCGGTAAAAAAAATCGCCGGGTATTCTCGCTGAATGAGAGCCGTCTCAATGCTTATATGGCTGAAACCTGGCCTGATATAACGCTGCAAACTCAGCTTTCACCCCAGGAGGCGCTGCTTCAGTTACTGAGTGGAAAAGCAGATGGCGTAATTATCCCCAAAGTGCATGCCGACTTTCTGCTGCGCAACTATTACCGGGATCGATTACGCATTATTCAAGTGGTTGGTGAACAGCCCGCCAAAATAGGCATGGCGGTGGATAAAGCCAATGCGCCGCTGATTGAGATCATCAATAAGGCGCTGCTTGATATTCCACCGGAAACGCTGGAGCCGTTAATTTCACGCTGGCATAACCTGCCGCAGGTCAACCGCACCATTTCCTGGCATGACTATAAAGATGTGGTGCTGAAGATTGTGGCGCTGGCCAGCATCATCATTCTTATCTGCTTAATCTGGAATCGCCATTTGCAGCGGGTTATTCGCCAGCGCACCGAGGCGCAGCATGCCCTGAAGGACCAGCTCACCTTCACCAACACGCTGTTTAACGAATCGCCGGTGGTGATGTACGTCAGGGATCGGCAGGCCAGGCTGATGCACTGCAACACCGCCTATCTCGATTTTCTTGAGGTCAGCCTGGAGGAAGTTGTTGGCAAAGGCACCGATGTGTATCGCCATCTGCTGGACGACGCGTGCCTGCAACTGCTGGAGGCGGAGCACTACACCACGCTGCGTCAGGGCACCGCCTCAATGCGCGATGTGAAGATGCAGTTTCGTGGCAAAACGGTGCATGTTTTCCACTGGGCGCTGCCATTTCGCGATCGACTGGGGGCCGTGGTAGGCGTTATTGGTGGCTGGCTTGATGTCACCGAGCGCCATGAATTGCTGCTGGCATTAAGCACCGCCAAAGAGGATGCCGATGCCGCCAACCGTTCCAAGAGCCAGTTTCTGGCCAGCATGAGCCATGAGATCCGTACGCCACTGCACGCCATTATTGGCCTGCTGGAGATGGAAACTCGCCAGAAACCGGCGCGTGAGATCAGCAACAACGTGCTGGTTGCCTATGAATCAGCCAACGCGCTGCTGTCGCTAATTGGCGATATTCTTGACCTGTCGCGCATTGAGTCAGGCATCCATCAGCCCAAACCCGAACCCTGTCTGCTGCCGCAGCGTATCGAACAGGTGATCAATCTGTTTCGCAACAAGGCGGAGAGCAAAAATATCGCCCTGCGCCATGAGATTGATATCACTCATCCCTGCGTGCTGCTTGACGCCATGATGTTCAACCAAATTTTTTCTAATCTGCTCAGCAATGCGATCAAGTTCACCGATCGCGGTTACGTCAGCGTAACGCTTTATCAGGGCAGCATAGATATGAACGAGCAGCGCGGCGAGTTTGTGCTGGAGATCGAAGACAGCGGCTGTGGCCTTGATGAAGATCAGCAGCAGGCTATTTTTGAGCCTTTTGTGCAAACCGGCGATCGTCAGCGTCAGCAGCTTGGTACCGGGTTGGGTTTAAGTATCTGTCGCAAGCTGGCAGAACTGATGGGCGGCGAAATAGACGTGGAGAGCCAGCCAGGCGAGGGCGCGGTGTTTCGCTTTCATTTTTATGCGCCGCTGGTCGATGAACAGCAGGTGCAGCAACAGCAGGCTGAAAACGTTCCCGCTCAGGGGCAACTGCGCATTATGGTCATTGACGATCACGCCCCGAACCGCCTGCTGTTGGGCCAGCAGCTGGAATATGCCGGTCATCAGGCGATGTTGATCGAGAGTGCGATACAGGCACTGGTTATCTGGCAGCAGGATCCAGACGCCTTTGATCTCATTATCAGCGACTGCAATATGCCCGACATGGATGGCTTTACGTTTGCACGCCAGCTGCGTGCGCTGGAGCAACAGATACAGCGTCCGCGGATGTTGATTTTTGGGCTTACCGCTTCCGCTGAGCGCTCCATCATTCAGCGCTGTCTGGATGCGGGCATGGATGATTGTCTGTTTAAGCCGCTTAGCGTGGATACGCTGATGCGTCATCTCAGCAATACCACGCACCATCTTTCTCCGCCTGCGCCTGCAACAGAGCAACAGCGCCAGCCAGGCGCGCTGCCTGCACCTTGCCCGTTGTTGCAGGAGCTGGCCGAGCGCGATATGGCAGGCTGTCTCGCCTTTATTGACAGCATTATTGTCAGCAACGATGAGATTTTGGCGGAAATCAATGCAGCACACGACAGCGCACAGCTGTCGCAGCTGGGTCACAAAATGAAAGGAGGTGCGCGTTTAATCAATGCCACCGACGTTGAACGGCTGGCTAAACAGCTGGAAGATAAACCACCAGCAGAAGCCGTAATGGCGATTAAATCCGGTTTGGCACACGCAATTGCGGAGCTTGAAAAGATGCTGTTAGCATTCAAAAATAGCCTGAATCACTAA
- a CDS encoding response regulator transcription factor: MHNAKIIIVDEHKIVSSGIQSLLLMNGFCHISVANTIRDAIDAILARHYDIMIFDPEFAENSGIGFLRDLVRSKASLKTIIISESKNNHLIMQSISIGTNGYVSKKENVSTLISAIGCVYNSVDYLPGELVRRSHDYCDEQRRLALLTEREMLILKKLAKGKSNKLIADELGLNNKTVSTYKTKIFQKLDVNNIVDVVEMAKRNAVA; encoded by the coding sequence ATGCATAATGCAAAAATTATCATTGTCGACGAACATAAGATTGTTTCATCCGGAATTCAATCACTGCTATTAATGAACGGCTTTTGTCATATCTCAGTTGCAAATACGATCAGGGATGCCATTGATGCTATATTGGCACGGCACTATGACATCATGATATTTGATCCTGAATTTGCTGAAAACAGCGGCATCGGCTTCTTGCGCGATCTGGTGAGAAGCAAGGCCAGCCTGAAGACGATCATCATCAGCGAAAGCAAAAACAACCATCTCATCATGCAGTCAATCAGCATTGGCACGAATGGATATGTCTCAAAAAAAGAGAATGTCAGCACACTCATTTCAGCCATAGGCTGTGTCTATAACAGCGTCGATTATTTACCCGGCGAGCTGGTGCGCCGTTCGCACGATTATTGCGATGAACAGCGCAGGCTGGCGCTGCTGACTGAGCGTGAAATGCTGATCCTGAAAAAACTGGCGAAAGGAAAGTCAAATAAGTTGATTGCCGACGAGCTGGGACTGAATAATAAAACCGTCAGCACCTATAAAACCAAAATATTTCAGAAGCTCGACGTTAATAATATTGTTGATGTTGTCGAAATGGCAAAACGTAACGCCGTTGCCTAA
- a CDS encoding FAD-dependent oxidoreductase, translating to MTPLPTPSLFAPLDLGFTRLKNRVLMGSMHTGLEEHPGGTERLAAFYAERARADVALIVTGGIAPNAQGVVARGGAVLDRPEQCPQHRIVTDAVHEAGGKIALQILHAGRYSYQRDLVAPSALQAPINPFMPQAMDEQQILRTIADFARCAQLAQAAGYDGVEIMGSEGYLINQFLASRTNQRQDNWGGSSENRQRFAIAIVKAVRAAVGRDFIIIYRLSMLDLVEGGNTFDETIMLAKAIEQAGATLINSGIGWHEARIPTIATAVPRGAFGWVTQQLRQHVSLPLITTNRINHPATAQQLLDEGCADMISMARPFLADAEWVRKAATQREDEINSCIGCNQACLDQIFAGQITSCLVNPRACHETLMPIAAAPHIKRLAVVGAGPAGMAFALNAAQRGHRVTLFDAAIAIGGQFAIAQQIPGKSEFAETLRYFDRQLKLAGVTRQLGRRVDAAALTAFDEVILATGITPRQPEIDGIDHPSVLSYLQVLRDKHPVGRRVAIIGAGGIGFDSAMYLSQPPAPGDAIGAFCQEWGIDRTLQQPGGVVVPQPEKSPRDIWLLQRKPGKPGASLGKTTGWIHRSSLLARGVNMWGNVQYQRIDDNGLHILRDGEPLTLAVDNVIICAGQEPNRQLAAALTALGKPLHLIGGADVALELDARRAIAQATKLALVI from the coding sequence ATGACGCCGCTGCCAACACCTTCACTCTTTGCCCCGCTGGATTTGGGTTTTACTCGTTTAAAAAATCGCGTGCTGATGGGATCGATGCACACCGGCCTGGAAGAACATCCTGGCGGCACCGAGCGGCTGGCCGCCTTCTATGCTGAACGCGCCCGAGCTGACGTAGCGTTGATTGTTACCGGCGGTATCGCTCCCAATGCGCAAGGCGTGGTTGCCAGGGGCGGCGCGGTACTGGATCGACCAGAACAGTGTCCGCAACATCGGATAGTGACCGATGCAGTGCATGAGGCTGGCGGCAAAATTGCGCTGCAAATCCTTCATGCCGGCCGATACAGCTATCAACGCGATCTGGTCGCGCCCTCAGCGCTTCAGGCGCCGATTAACCCTTTTATGCCGCAGGCGATGGATGAGCAGCAGATCCTGCGCACCATCGCTGATTTTGCACGCTGTGCGCAACTGGCGCAGGCCGCAGGCTATGACGGCGTTGAGATCATGGGATCAGAAGGCTATCTGATTAACCAGTTCCTCGCCTCACGCACCAATCAGCGGCAGGACAACTGGGGTGGCAGCAGCGAAAATCGTCAGCGTTTTGCCATCGCCATCGTTAAGGCGGTACGGGCGGCGGTGGGCCGCGATTTTATTATTATTTACCGCCTGTCGATGCTTGATCTGGTGGAAGGCGGCAATACCTTTGATGAAACCATTATGCTGGCAAAAGCGATTGAACAGGCGGGGGCCACGCTGATCAATAGCGGTATCGGCTGGCATGAAGCGCGCATTCCTACCATTGCCACCGCCGTTCCGCGTGGCGCATTTGGCTGGGTAACGCAACAATTACGCCAACATGTCTCGCTGCCGCTGATCACCACCAACCGCATTAATCATCCCGCCACCGCGCAGCAATTACTGGATGAAGGCTGTGCCGATATGATCTCCATGGCGCGACCATTCCTGGCGGACGCTGAATGGGTGCGCAAAGCGGCCACGCAGCGGGAAGATGAAATTAACAGCTGCATCGGCTGCAATCAGGCGTGCCTCGATCAGATCTTTGCCGGGCAGATTACCTCCTGCCTGGTCAATCCACGCGCCTGCCATGAAACGCTGATGCCCATTGCGGCGGCACCGCATATCAAGCGGCTCGCGGTGGTGGGTGCCGGGCCGGCAGGCATGGCATTTGCCCTCAATGCCGCACAGCGCGGGCATCGGGTAACCTTATTCGACGCGGCAATAGCCATCGGCGGGCAATTCGCTATCGCCCAACAGATTCCGGGTAAAAGCGAGTTTGCTGAAACGCTGCGCTATTTTGATCGTCAGTTAAAACTGGCGGGCGTGACGCGGCAGCTGGGACGCAGGGTCGATGCGGCGGCGCTCACGGCGTTTGATGAGGTGATTCTGGCCACCGGCATTACGCCGCGCCAGCCTGAAATTGACGGTATCGATCACCCTTCGGTGCTGAGTTATTTGCAGGTATTGCGTGATAAGCATCCGGTGGGTCGCCGCGTCGCCATTATTGGTGCCGGTGGCATCGGTTTCGACAGCGCCATGTACTTAAGCCAGCCGCCCGCGCCTGGTGACGCTATCGGGGCTTTTTGTCAGGAATGGGGTATCGATCGCACCCTGCAGCAGCCAGGCGGCGTGGTGGTGCCACAGCCGGAGAAGAGCCCGCGTGACATCTGGCTGCTTCAGCGCAAACCGGGTAAGCCCGGCGCCAGCCTCGGCAAGACCACCGGCTGGATCCATCGCAGCAGTCTGTTAGCGCGCGGGGTCAACATGTGGGGGAACGTGCAGTATCAGCGGATTGACGACAACGGCCTGCACATCTTACGTGATGGCGAGCCGCTGACGCTGGCGGTGGATAATGTGATTATCTGCGCCGGTCAGGAGCCAAATCGTCAGCTTGCCGCTGCGCTGACCGCACTCGGCAAACCGCTGCATCTGATTGGCGGCGCCGACGTGGCGCTGGAGCTGGATGCCCGACGTGCTATCGCCCAGGCAACCAAACTGGCGCTGGTTATCTGA